Sequence from the Lacerta agilis isolate rLacAgi1 chromosome 6, rLacAgi1.pri, whole genome shotgun sequence genome:
TCCTGTCATCAGGCAGAGtcaagcagctgcctcaggtggcggaTGCAATGAGGTGGGAAGCAATGGAGGACAGAAGACAGAGCTGTGTCCCTGACCTGCTCCCCCTAACCTTACCTGCTGTCTTCAGTAGTGGTGGAAGAGACTGCAGATATTCAAGTAACAGTCAATTTCTAATCCAGCCGGCTTCTGAACAAGGAGTGGATAGAGCACCATCTTGACCTTTGCCTCAGACAGGAGATGGTCTAGACTACAGGATGCCCCAGGAAGCTCCCAGCACAGGTTTCTTGccatctcccagatctttcacAGGCTCCTTCAAAGCCCTCCATGGTCTTGTCCATCTATTTGTGCCACACCTTTCAGCTCTTATATTTTGGTATTTCTCAGCCCCTCCACTTTCAACATGTTAAGAAAAGGATCTTGCTCCATCAAACAGCTCTGTACCTTCTCCATAAGGAGGCTACCTCttaccatgaggcaaggtgaggtgactgcctcaggggCAGAAGATCCACTCCCTAAGGAATGCATtacctcctcctgctgccgcaaTGGCAATGTCAGCTGTGGTGCATTCCTTGGGGGCCACATCTGCTGCCTCCTCAGCAGTCCCCTCCACAATGGCCTCTGGGcaaagaggaggtgctgctggtcttccCCCACCCTTGTTCTCAATGTAGATAGTCGCTCGCTCCTTCTTCTCTGGCAGAGTGGGGGGCATTTTGTGGTTCTCCTGAGGCGCCAAAATGTTTTGGCCCAGCTCTGGCTGCAATAGAGTGAGTGGGACATAATAATATGCTGTAAgatgcccagagttgctggggaaacccagccagatgggtgaagaagaagaagaagagtttggatttgatatcccgcttttcactacccgaaggagtctcaaagcggctaacattctcctttcccttcctcccccacaacaaacactctgtgaggtgagttgggctgagagacttcaaagaagtgtgactagcccaaggtcacccagcagctgcatgtggaggagcggagacacgaacccggttcaccagattacgagtctggcTCTcagggtgaggtataaatattattattattattattattatatcagagTAAGAGTCCTGCtagattaggccaaaggcccatctaatccagcatcccagacattccaagtgtccctattttccagggacagtcccggttttacagaagccgtcccgatttctgatttgatcctggaatgtctggcttttcctttggatgtccctattttcatcagattgGAGGATAcgaagttatctgacccctgagccatctgaaggttgcgctttatagggaagtttttaatttttaatgttttattctgctgTTATATATGGTGAAAGCTGcctagtcagataggtggggtataaatataataataataataataataataataataataataataataataataataataataataataataataataataataggatgtccctattttcatcatagaaatgttggaaagtatggcattctgttctcacagtggctaaccagatgtttGACTATACAATGGAAGGTGCAGGGTTCAGAATAACTTATCAGTATTTGTCAGTAGGCAAACAATTGCATCATATGTTAGGTTAGAACGACCAGGTCAATGTCTCTCTCATCTAAAGTGATACCTAAGATGACTGCTGGACATGAGGAAATCTACACccccaaaattattatttttttaaaaaaaataagcgaTTGCCAAAAGAAACGTTTGCTGAGAGAGATAAACATCTGCACCCTCAGCAAAATCTTGATCAGCATGGATCATGTGGTGCGGCTGATCTCCCTATAAAATGCCCACTGTGGATGAGGGCTATCATTCGCCTTCACCATGAGGGGAATTGTCCTAGCCCTCCTGTTCGCCCTTGTGGGTAAGTCGGCAATTGCTTTTACTATTATCCTTTTGCAGAACTCTGTGGAGtttagcaaaagaagaagaaggttatTTTCTGCTGTCAGTACTCACATTGTGACTTATTCAATTTCTCTCTTTTCTAGCGAGCCAGAAGATTCCATCCAGTAAGTTCTTCAGTAATCTAACCTTATTTTAAAATCACCATAGTACCTTTGTTGAAGTTGCATTTATGATAGTCAACTACTAAgggtagggtgggggagagatttggGCTGAGTTTGTGCAGTATAGTGTCTGAACTGCAAAAATCTGGAAGTTTATTGTTTAATTATTGCTAAGTGACCCAAGATGCTTAAATCTTTCTGAGCCTCAGCCCTGAAATATGTGGAACAATAATTATGACCTACCTTGCAGGCTTGTTGTAAGAATTACAAGAATTAAATTATGAGAAGCGCTTGAAAATTATAGAGGGCTGTCTAAATTCTAAGcattattaattaattcattaataatTTCTAAACGCACTTACATCTCACCAAAAGCTCAACATGACTATCTTTTAAAGATACTGAAGGAAGTATGAAGTAATTTACGAATTAATAAGCAGAAGCAACAGCTCACTGTACAAAAGAAATGTCGTTTCCTATTGCAGTGTTATACCAAAGCCCCAAAAGGCTCACAAATACATAAATCACAGCTCTGCTAATTAAAACTTTTCTCCTTATTAATCAAGTGAAGTCTTAGTGTGATCATCACTCAGTAATTAATCTGATTGTTGCATGCAGTTCTAGTAGCAATACTTTTATGAAACACAATGGACGTAAATGAACCTTTGTGGATATATCTTTGTGGATATAGATTTGAGCAGCAGAAAGCTTTTCCAGTAATGAATGCATTTTCCAGCATTTAGCTAAGCCACTCTGATAGCAAACTCATGATGGTAGGTGCCAAAAGAAATGGAGCTGAAACAGGGCAATGctcagggaaagggaggggggtgttATCAGCATGCTCAGGAAAACCCAGAGgtattttaaagtgtgttttaaagtggggggagggggagagagatctcCAATCTGCAGGCTCAGATGCCAGAAAATATTGAGTTTACTTTactgatgctgaatgttggaagattcaggacagggtAGAAGAAAGTAATTATcaacacagcacatagttaacctCTGGAACAACCTCCCACTGGAGCCGACAATCgccaccagcctagatggctttaaaacaggactAATCACATTCgtggaagagagggctattggCAACTGCTAGctataatggctatgctctgcctccacagttggcagtggtaatgcttctgaataccagttgctagaaagcacaggaggggagagtgctgctcttgCACTCGGGTCCCGCTTGcaggttggctactgtgagaacaggatgctggaatggatGGGACAATGCCctaatccagcagactcttcatGTGTTCGTATGTACAGTTATACTCACATTAACCTATCCAATTTCTTTCCCTCAGAGGGCCAGACGCAAGAACCTGGTAAGTCTAAGAGGAATTGAAACCAACTGGAAAATAtcctgtttgattttttttttcctttcaggcTCGGATATGTCTCCCTCTGGAATATAGGGACAATCATGCAGGCCAAACTTAGAtagttgttgtaaggattgcagCATGATAATTTATGTGAACACTGTAAAGTGCTCCATACTATTGATTAATAGTACCAAATGTTTTTAACTGATGGATTCTTTAACTGATAATCAATTACCGCAGCCAGTATGGTGACAGAATAGGAATCCTAAATGGAGCAACAGAGAAACAAGAGGGTGGTATTAAGTGTGTTTGGTGAATCCCTGAGGTTTCCAGAAGTACAAattattacaaacaaacaaacaaacaaacgctttAAAGCGGTCCCATgaggattgagcatgctcagtagctatGGAATGTTGACTGCCacttgaggtggtggtggggaaactagagaggaaatggaatggagtgatGCAAAGAGGGACATGGCCGGCTGACGAGAATCTTAGACACTTAGGAACACTCCTATTAGAACATGAGGATACAccaaaacattttgttgcagtacCCACTTGTATATTTCACGGTGAAACGGTTATGGTATACCATTATACACAATGTGTAACCTATCCATTTTCTTTTCCCAGAGATTGTGACTCCCGAAATCAGTAAGTCTGTCTATAACATGTCATAACACTGATTAACATGACTTTTAGGGCAGTTGACTACCCGAGGGGGGAATTAGTTGAGCTGGTGTGGTATATTGCCAAAGGCTTCAATCCTATATACACCataggtggggaaactgtggccctatAGATCTTCTTAGACCACAGGCCCATTATCTTGCCCGTTGACCATTGATGGGTGTTGAAGCCCAGGAGCAACCCTGCTATTATACACACACCTACCaatggaagtaagctccattgcacTCAAGAGAATTTACGTATTTCTGAGTAGATagccataggattgcactgtgtggCTGAGCTACAAATCTGAAAATTCCCAGTGTGTGTCCTTAGGCACACCACCCTATTTTCTCCTCAGCCATGAAATctatctgcaatatggggataataatactgacctaccttgcagggttgttgtagagaTCACAAAATAAATGACCTAAAGCGCTTTGAACGTTCAAGtcctatccatagctgtcaaccttcccttttttgtgggaaattcccctgtcagtactatagtctatagtacagtatagtactgataggggaatttcctgcaaaaaagggaaggttcaACAGCTATGGTCCTATCTAAATGCTGAATATTTTAGATTAATCATTTAATGACATTCAAATGCATCCGCACCTCACCTGAAGCTCAAGATTGGACACATTTTCAAGATGCTGAAGGAAGTATAAAGCAACGGTAGTAAGCGAAAGCAGCACTCATGCTTAAAAGAAACATTTTCTTGCCTGTTTCCTATTGCTGGGCAAAACTATAAAATTGCAGCCCTGCGAGTGAAACATACCCTGTAATTAATCCACTAAAGTTTTAAGTTAATCACAACATAGATTAAGCCGATAAAATATTGACACACTGCTGGGTATGCATATATGAAACATATCAGGTGTAAATTGTTCTCTCTTATTTTTTTGCAGAGCCACGCTTTGAGCATGGGAAACGCTACCATTACAAGTATGTCGCCGACGTTGTCACCACAGTGCAAGGATATGAGATGGGAAGATCTGTTGTGAGGCTGACTGGAGGGCTAGATATCTATGGAGGGGATCAGGAAAATATTCTCAAGGTAAATGTCATCATTATGCAGCCCCTTTAAATAGCCATCAGACTACAGAGCATCCCTTCTAGAATTCCTGATGCATTGCAAGCAAGGAGGTGCCATCTACCTTTCACTGTAAACTCCAGTGCTCTCCACCCATCACACAATCCTAAAATCGAACGTGTATCCAAAACAGAATTGGTAGCAGGGGAGAGGGTAGGTGATGTTCTTGATGAACCTTAAAGTAAATGTATGCTGAGCTTTAAATTAACCTTAAGTTAAAGATTAAACATGAAAAAGTGAAGCAGCAATTTACCAACAACAGCAAATGCAAAAAAAGATACAGTAGATAGTATAATCATTTTTAGGGCATCCTGTTTGTATTTAACTCGTTATTCGGTATAACGTGAAAGGGCACGATGCAGCCGAAACTAATAATTGTCGCCCTGCAATCTTTACAcacttcagtggagcttacttctgagtagacatgtattagATGGCACTGTTTATCTCTCCCGCTGAAGTCAGTTGGATTTACAGGTGCAGACTGAGACACTGTTctgcatttcagaaataaaatgaaaagcaatttGTTTACTCTCTCATCTTTGTCCTCAGATTGCATCTCTAAAAGTTGAAGATGCTGTCGGAATCTTTCCAGGAGAGCCTCCATTTGCTGCACCCTCCAGGCAACCTGAATCACTTATTGCTTGCACCAAATATTCTTTCGTGTTTGGCTACGTCAATGGCAAGGTTCAGAACATCCGTGTGCCAAGAGACCCACCTCTGCCTTGTGTGAATCTTGTCAGAGGCTTCCTGAACGGATTTTCCATGTCAATTAAAAACCAGAAAGAGTATGAGCTACAAGAGGTTCGTTCCCCCCCGTGTACATTTAATATGCATTTGGACTCGTCTTTTCGAGCAGCTTTAGTTTACCTCAGTACTgaaatacctcccccccccttttttttaactttcccCACTGTTTTCTGTTCCTCTGAATGACTCCTGTGGTTTTCTGCTTTTCTGTCTGGCCCTACCATTttgcagagtgaggcagctgcctcaggcaacagttGCTGCGGGTAGGGAGCAGTAGCAAGGCCTTGGAGGGTGGAGCTATGTGGATCACATGGCCTGTCCCTTAAATTAGCCTGCAGGCCTCAGGTGGACATTCGTCCTCCTGACACCAATGCTGAAACAAGCCAACCTGATCAGCACCTATATGTTGTAGGAGGAGGGAGGCAACATTTTGTTCACCTCACTCCAAGCCACCAAATTTCCCATTTCTCCCTAGATAATTAGAAATGCTATTCAGTTAAATACTTTCTCATTGAGTAATTGAATTTGCAATTGAGGTTTCctggacagtgctatttttctacaaaaggaggtgccagaactcaccacgaacgcctcctttgttctcttgtaatggcaatggcgcccacctgaaaggtgccagaactgagtttcagcAAGTTCCCAGGGATTTCAGATGGTAGGGTTTGATTCCCACAGTTTGGGTTTCCCTCACCATGAAATCCACAGGCCAATGTCAGTGTTTGGGGCTTATTCAAATAACTGCAAGGCCTATTTCTATCTGGCTGTCTAAAAtatcaataaacaaacaaacaaacaaataaataaagtgggCTGTCtaaaatatcaatcaatcaatcaaccaatcaatcaatcaataatgtgtggtgttttaaaacagaataaatgaGATAAGTGGTGCAGTTAGGAATTAGGTACTCTTATGCTCTGGAGACTTAATAGTCCAACCAGGGTGGGGTCTATTTAGATAGTAAAGTGTATTAATTCACTTATTTCATAATGTGGTAAGCCAGCCTTCCTGATCGTTCCATTGAGTGGGGCCCTGGATCTCTGCCCCCAGGTCCAGCCCCTTATGAAGCCACTAAATGAATGCTGTCATGGATGTGCATCCTGCCATTCATGGCTCattatctgccatggatgctttagctgagattccagcattgcaggggttggaccaaaggacccttggggtcccttcaaaccccacaattctatgattctacgaaacaCTTGGCTGTGGAAATTGTACATGCCTAACATTAGTTCCAGTTTCCTGGGACACACTCCACAAATTCCTTTGCATGTTTTCTTcctctcatttaaaaaataaaaacaataaaaaaaccactGGAGTTTATCATGTACCATTCTACAGAGTGACCATATCTATACTTGCAGGATGGAATTGGAGGTGAGTGCCACACAAGATACGTCATCCGGGATGACAGGAGGAGCAGCACAGTCCTTGTTTCTAGGACCAAAGACTCAAACAACTGCAGGAACAAAATGGAGCGCAGCATTGGAACATTCTTCATCCACCGTAACCCCAACTGCCTGCTGGTAAGAATGTTGGGACATGATTTGCTTGCAAGCGAGGGTAACGTCTGCCTGAAAGCCGTGCTAACTAGAGGCGTTTCCTTCTGTTATATAGCAAAACAGGGTGATCCAAGGGACTGAAGCTTTCACCTTCAAACTGAAATACAATCCCTCTGGAGCTAACGCTCAGATCATGCAAGTCGATGCTGAACAAGTCTACCAGctttctccattcagtggagcTGAGGGTGCCGGAGTTATGAAAGCTACGTAAGTAGCAACAGCTTAAATAATAACTTTTAAAAGAGTCAGCAAGTGAGCCATGTTTCCAGCTAGGCTATGCAAGAGTTGGTCTTAGTAGCAACTGGGTTGCTACCAAAAGCATTTGCagcattgcaaaataaaaagaaaaataaatgaaaatcctCCCAAATAATAGCTGCTGTTATATGTCTGTAGGTAAAGTCTGTTCATGACCACTTAACTGCTTTACACCAatgaaacatttgttttaaaatcctGGGCCTGGAGACAATGGACAGAATTAACCTAATGAGTCCCGAGCGCACAAGCCCTGTGTAAGGACTTCCACCTAGGCAATGGGGTTTCCCTACCTCTGTTCCTTAACCCATGCCCTTCTGTATCACGAGAATCCCCAGAACATTGatcaggagaggagagggtgaaataattccatctggcaagctgatgaAATGATGAAACTGATGAAACGTTTAACATAGTACGGCGCGTTTCCTGCCATTCATTTGGAGGAAAGAGACGAATTAAGGATGTTGAGTATTTTGTAAACTACAAatggcaaaggaaaaaaaaaaggtttggggTGCGAAATCAAATGCCTTGCCATTTCATGGGGACAGGTGTCATTCGTGTGGTCTACGTTCTCTTGATTTCAGTATCCCCACAGACTTTAATACATCAGTAATACATCGGACTTCCATTCAGGAGTAAATGAGGCATTGCACAGAGTGTAAATTAACAACAGAAGTTTGTTGTGTGAGCACATGGAATGGAAGTCAGGCCTGCAAGTGGAAACAACCCAATCAAATATTTCCCCATCATCTACTACAGATACAATTATGACTCAGTCTTGGCTACATTTCCGTCGGCTTCCCCATATCTCCCAGTTGTCCTCCTCCTAATTTTCCCTGGGCCGATCTAGAAACTGCCTGGATGAGCAACAGCACAAATCCCTTACCCCTGAATGGTACCTGTGGTTTTCTCTTCCCTTCCAGGCAAAGGTTCACACTGACTGAGGTGACAAATGATCATGTCCAACTGCCGCAGGTTCAGCTTCGGAATGTAAACATTCATTACGAGTTCCCAGAGGTTCTTCCCCAAATGCTTGTCAGAAGCGGAGAGGTTAAGCAACAGGTAGGGAATGTGTTGACATATGGAATAGTTCTACTGTTCATAAAGCTGATAAGAGAGCAGTGTGCTTTTCTCCATCACAGTGAATATATTCTAGTTACTGTTTCCTTCTTGTTACTATGACAGATTGAAGAGCTATTGGTTCAGCTTGACCGCTTGCCACAAGACTTCCGCGCAGACAATGCCCACAAGTACTTACAGCTTAGCCAGCTGCTCCGTTATTTGAATCTGGAAAATTTGCACCTTCTCTACAATAAGTTTTCAAACAAACCTAATGCCAGGTAAGTTGGCTGACTAGCACATAAGACACAGCAGCATCATAGGCTGCAAACACACTAGCACCAAAATgtaggttccccccctcccctgtcctGAATCATTCACGCTCATCATCAGCATGCTTCTTTCAATCTatattgattctagatcctgttGTCTACAAGGGTGGATGGACTCGGAACCAGTCAGTGTTTGCTCTGTAGTGAAGAATGAAATTTTCAGAATGTTCTTTTTATGCTCACTGCAGGAATGCCTTCCTGATTGGAGTCGCCTCTGTTGGCACTCTAGAATCACTGACATTC
This genomic interval carries:
- the LOC117047875 gene encoding vitellogenin-2-like, with translation MEQQRNKRVVLSVFEPRFEHGKRYHYKYVADVVTTVQGYEMGRSVVRLTGGLDIYGGDQENILKIASLKVEDAVGIFPGEPPFAAPSRQPESLIACTKYSFVFGYVNGKVQNIRVPRDPPLPCVNLVRGFLNGFSMSIKNQKEYELQEDGIGGECHTRYVIRDDRRSSTVLVSRTKDSNNCRNKMERSIGTFFIHRNPNCLLQNRVIQGTEAFTFKLKYNPSGANAQIMQVDAEQVYQLSPFSGAEGAGVMKAT